A single window of Watersipora subatra chromosome 11, tzWatSuba1.1, whole genome shotgun sequence DNA harbors:
- the LOC137408732 gene encoding isobutyryl-CoA dehydrogenase, mitochondrial-like codes for MAVCRPTRQICKALYRQSRLSVFSAQLLPNISNYRQFSEQSCLNPLHGLNGEQRHIFDVAQEFANNELEPHMKSWDEEEILPKAVLQQAGQLGFGAIYCGEEFGGSGLSRLDASVIFEALSTGCVSTTAYISIHNMCVWILDTYASANLKQTHIPSLSKMERLASYCLTEPGAGSDAASLATTAVREGEYFILNGSKAFISGGGESDVYIVMCRTGGPGAKGISCILVEKCSAGLSFGAKEKKVGWNSQPTRAVIFEDCVVPSSNLIGAEGQGFSIAMNGLNGGRINIASCSLGAAHKSIALAKDHVSVRNQFGQTIDNFQNVQFKLAEMSTALIASRLMIRHAAVALQEDAPNKVPLCSAAKLFTTEHCSQICSSALQLFGGYGYLKDYPIQQFWRDVRVHEILEGTNEMMRLIIARNVLG; via the exons ATGGCCGTCTGTAGGCCTACGAGGCAGATATGTAAAGCGTTGTATCGTCAAAGCAGGCTCTCAGTTTTCTCTGCTCAGCTTCTTCCAAACATCTCTAATTATCGTCAATTCAGCGAACAGTCCTGTTTAAACC CGCTGCATGGTTTAAATGGTGAACAGAGGCATATATTTGATGTTGCACAGGAATTTGCAAACAATGAACTTGAACCACATATGAAAAGCTGGGATGAAGAG GAAATATTGCCAAAAGCTGTGTTGCAGCAAGCGGGCCAGTTAGGATTTGGGGCCATTTATTGTGGAGAAGAGTTTGGAGGATCAGGCTTGTCTAGACTTGATGCCTCAGTTATATTTGAAGCCCTTTCTACTGGCTGCGTTAGCACTACAGCTTACATCAGTATACATAA CATGTGCGTATGGATCCTGGATACCTATGCTTCAgctaatttaaaacaaacacacATTCCCAGTCTCTCTAAAATGGAAAGGTTGGCATCTTACTGTCTTACTGAGCCAGGGGCTGGGAGTGATGCTGCCTCTTTGGCAACTACAGCTGTCAGAGAAGGGGAATACTTCATACTCAATGGGTCAAAG GCATTTATAAGCGGAGGGGGAGAGTCTGATGTCTACATAGTCATGTGTAGAACTGGAGGCCCTGGGGCTAAGGGCATCAGTTGTATTTTGGTAGAGAAGTGTTCAGCAGGACTGAGCTTCGGTGCAAAGGAGAAGAAG gTAGGCTGGAATAGTCAGCCCACCCGAGCTGTTATATTTGAAGATTGTGTGGTGCCAAGCAGCAATCTGATTGGAGCAGAAGGCCAAGGATTTAGTATAGCCATGAATGGCCTTAATGGAGGAAGGATAAACATAG CGAGTTGTTCCCTCGGTGCTGCACACAAGTCTATAGCACTTGCCAAAGACCATGTCTCCGTGCGCAACCAGTTTGGACAAACAATTGATAATTTTCAG AATGTACAGTTTAAACTAGCTGAGATGTCAACAGCTCTTATAGCCTCTAGACTCATGATACGGCATGCCGCTGTGGCGCTTCAAGAAGACGCCCCTAATAAAGTACCTCTGTGCTCTGCAGCTAAACTATTTACAACAGAACACTGCTCGCAG ATATGCAGCTCAGCCCTGCAGCTGTTTGGAGGTTACGGTTACCTCAAGGACTACCCAATACAACAGTTTTGGAGAGACGTGAGAGTTCATGAAATTCTAGAAG GTACAAATGAGATGATGAGACTGATTATAGCCAGGAATGTCCTTGGCTAG